In Eucalyptus grandis isolate ANBG69807.140 chromosome 4, ASM1654582v1, whole genome shotgun sequence, the following proteins share a genomic window:
- the LOC104441851 gene encoding very-long-chain aldehyde decarbonylase GL1-10, which yields MLPYRTTAEAEAALGRGLTYAESLWFDYSAAKSDYFLYGHNLLFLFLVFTLAPLPTVLLDLARPAAADRFKIQPKVRLSPAEILKCYKDVMKMFFLVVAPLQLVSYPAVKMVGITTGLPLPSLWEILAQLLVYFLIEDYTNYWLHRLLHCKWGYEKIHSVHHEYSAPIGFAAPYAHWAEVLILGIPSFLGPAIVPGHMITLWLWIALRQIEAIDTHSGYELPWSLTKYIPFYGGAEYHDYHHYVGGLSHSNFASVFTYCDFIYGSDKGYRYQKKLLAKMEELRSGDSTRDLKAE from the exons ATGCTGCCCTACCGGACGACCGCGGAGGCCGAGGCGGCGCTCGGCCGGGGCCTCACGTACGCCGAGTCGCTCTGGTTCGACTACTCCGCCGCCAAGTCCGATTACTTCCTCTACGGCCACaacctcctcttcctcttcctcgtcTTCACCCTCGCCCCGCTCCCCACCGTGCTCCTCGACCTcgcccgccccgccgccgccgaccgctTCAAGATCCAGCCCAAGGTCCGCCTCTCCCCCGCCGAGATCCTCAAGTGCTACAAGGACGTCATGAAGATGTTCTTCCTCGTCGTCGCCCCTTTGCAGCTCGTCTCGTACCCGGCCGTCAAG ATGGTTGGGATCACGACGGGATTGCCATTGCCATCATTGTGGGAGATTCTGGCGCAGCTCCTGGTCTATTTCTTGATTGAAGACTACACCAACTACTGGTTGCACAGATTGTTGCACTGCAAATGGGGGTATGAAAAGATCCACAGCGTTCACCACGAGTACAGCGCTCCGATCGGTTTTGCGGCGCCATACGCGCACTGGGCTGAGGTTCTAATCCTGGGGATTCCTTCTTTTCTTGGGCCTGCGATTGTTCCTGGGCACATGATCACGTTGTGGTTGTGGATTGCTTTGCGGCAGATTGAGGCCATCGATACTCACAGCGG GTACGAATTGCCTTGGAGTCTTACGAAGTACATTCCATTCTATGGTGGCGCAGAATATCATGATTACCATCACTATGTGGGCGGTTTAAGTCACAGCAACTTTGCTTCAGTGTTTACCTATTGTGACTTCATTTATGGAAGTGATAAG GGCTATCGGTATCAGAAGAAACTCCTCGCGAAG ATGGAGGAATTGAGAAGTGGCGATTCTACTCGAGATCTTAAAGCTGAATAG